Below is a window of Vibrio sp. SS-MA-C1-2 DNA.
TTTTATGATGGTAACGATCTTTTGCTTTTACCCACACCGTGTTGACACCGGCTTCTTTTAGCATCAATGTGGTTAAAATACTGGCTTTAATATCTTCGCCAATCGCGACCATAACAATGTCATAGTCATCTAAACGCAATTCTGCTAGTACATCCGCATTCGAGCAATCAGCAACGACTGCTTGAGAAGTGATCTCATCGGCTTGTTTTACACGATCTTCATTTAGATCAATCGCTAATACTTCTGCACCTTGCTCACTTAGCTCTTCACAAAGTGCCATACCAAAGCGCCCAAGACCAATCACCGCAAATTGTTTCTGTTCTACACTCATGCTTTATCTCTACTACTTCACCAAAAGTTAGCCAACATTGTCATCGAAAATAAAAGGCTAAAAAGCCTTCTAGAGACAAGGTAAACGAACTGATATTGAAACTAAGCGCAGGATAGTGCTCTTTTTGAATTAGCTTTACAAGTTGTAAGTTCCTTACAATAATGCAGCCTATTTTTCCATTTTTGTCGATTAAGGATTTTTCTATAAAAATCAATAAGAAAATAATAAGGAGAGGTTATTGAGTAGATCAAGGTGGCAAGAGAAATAGAAAATTATCGTTATTTTAAGATAGAGGGCACCTTTCGCCCTCCTAATCGAGTGTACTTTTATACCTAAAATAATCGGAATTGCTAGTAGGCGGCAACTGAGTGAGTACAGCGAACAACCTAGAGACTTCAACTATCAAGGGTGTCTTAGTTTTTTTTCACCAAGCCATAGTTAAAAGCATACTGTATTAACTCTGCACTTGTTTTTGCATCAATTAATTTCATCATGGAATATTTATGGAACTCAACGGTTCGAGAGGAGATAAATAGCTCTTCAGCAACTTGACGAGCAGACTTCCCTTGCGCTAACAATTGCAAAACACTTAGCTGACGCGCGGTTAAAACTGGCTTATCTTCATTTAAGCTGAGATTAATCGCTTTCGAGATATAACGTTGACCATTTAATACTGCAGTAACTGCAGCCACCAGCTCTTCTCCAGCTTGATGTTTTAAGATATACCCATTAGCTCCGGCGGCTAAAGCGCCTTCTGCGTATTCCACTTCATCATGCATGGTTAAACAGATCGTTTTCAGCTCTTTAAAATCACGCTTTAATCTTGCAACCGCAGCAATACCCGTCATTCCCGGCATATTAATGTCGGTAATAACTAGATCCGGCTTATGCTCTTTGACCAACTTCACCAACTCTTCACCATCTTTTGCAATTGCAATAATCTTATGTTGCGGCTCTAAAAGGCTAGCAATACCTTGAGCGACTAACAGGTGATCGTCGGCTAAAATTAAATTACTCATAAAGATCCTTATCAAGCGGTATTTCTATTCTCACTGTAAACCCTTCATTTGGCTCGCTTTCAAACAGGGCTTTACCATTAAATTGCTGCGCACGCTCAGTCATACTCACTAAGCCGAGTTGACCATGTTTATTAAGATTTGCTAAATCGGCACCGATCCCGTCATCACACACTTCAAATAACAAGAGATCATCGAGAAGTTCAAACGTAACAAAGACATTACTTGCTTTGGCATACTTTGCGATATTATTCAGCGACTCTTGTAATATTCGATAAATATTTAACTTCACTACCAATTTTAATTGTGGCACAGCTTTAATCATACTGTGTATTTTAAAGGGTTTTAATTGTTCAACACGGCGACATTCCGCTTTCAATGCCGCAACTAACCCCAAGTCTTCTAAAATGGCTGGATGAAGTGAACGAGATAGTTCTTGCATATC
It encodes the following:
- a CDS encoding response regulator transcription factor — encoded protein: MSNLILADDHLLVAQGIASLLEPQHKIIAIAKDGEELVKLVKEHKPDLVITDINMPGMTGIAAVARLKRDFKELKTICLTMHDEVEYAEGALAAGANGYILKHQAGEELVAAVTAVLNGQRYISKAINLSLNEDKPVLTARQLSVLQLLAQGKSARQVAEELFISSRTVEFHKYSMMKLIDAKTSAELIQYAFNYGLVKKN